One Nicotiana sylvestris chromosome 12, ASM39365v2, whole genome shotgun sequence genomic window carries:
- the LOC104236033 gene encoding two-component response regulator ARR9-like yields the protein MGMAEAESQFHVLAVDDSIIDRKLVERLLKTSSCQVTTVDSGSKALEFLGLQEDGNNHQEAEINLIITDYCMPGMTGYDLLKKIKESSSLRNIPVVIMSSENVPSRINRCLEGGAEEFFLKPVRLSDVNKLRPHMMKTRSKSQQQDAEKIVTQEKIEIASEEVPQTESNTEQNQQQKLQANNNNKRKAIEENLSLDRTRPRYSINGLTAV from the exons ATGGGAATGGCAGAAGCAGAGTCTCAGTTTCATGTTTTAGCTGTTGATGATAGCATAATAGACAGGAAACTCGTTGAAAGGCTATTAAAAACTTCATCTTGTCAAG TTACTACTGTTGATTCTGGAAGTAAAGCTTTAGAATTTTTGGGTTTACAAGAAGATGGCAACAATCATCAAGAAGCTGAAATCAATCTTATTATCACAGATTACTGTATGCCTGGGATGACAGGCTATGATTTGCTCAAAAAAATTAAG GAATCTTCATCTCTGAGAAACATACCTGTAGTGATTATGTCATCTGAAAATGTTCCTTCAAGAATCAATAG ATGTTTAGAAGGAGGGGCAGAAGAATTTTTCTTGAAGCCAGTAAGATTATCAGATGTTAATAAACTTAGACCTCATATGATGAAAACCAGAAGTAAAAGCCAGCAACAAGATGCTGAGAAAATTGTGACACAAGAAAAAATAGAAATTGCATCAGAAGAAGTACCACAAACAGAGTCAAATACAGAACAAAATCAACAGCAGAAATTACAAGCCAATAATAATAACAAGAGGAAGGCCATAGAAGAGAATCTATCATTAGACAGAACAAGACCAAGATACAGTATTAATGGCCTTACCGCTGTCTGA